The following is a genomic window from Alkalilimnicola sp. S0819.
TCAACGGCCTGGTTTCGCGGCAAGAGGGCGATGCCCTGGCGAGCGAGCTGGCACAGGAGTTCGGGGTGCAGACCCGTTTCTCGCCCGCCGACATGAGTGATCCGGATCAGATCCAGGCCATGGTCGAAGAGGCCATTCGTGAGCTGGGCGGGGTGGACGTGTTGGTGAACAACGCCGGTATTCAGCACACCGCCGCCACCGAGGATTTCCCGCGGGCCAAGTGGGATGCGATCATCGGCATCAACCTCTCCTCGGCCTTCCACGCCATTCAGGCCGCGCTGCCTCATATGCAGAAGCAGGGTTGGGGCCGGATCATCAACACCGGTTCGGTGCACGCCCTGGTGGCGTCGGTGAACAAGGCGGCCTATGTGGCGGCCAAGCATGGCATCGTCGGCCTGACCAAGGTGGTGGCGCTGGAGAATGCCGATCGGGGTATCACCTGCAACGCCATCTGCCCCGGCTGGGTGCTGACCCCGCTGATCGAGCAGCAGATCAAGGATCTGGGCGCGCGGGAGAACCTGAGCATTGACGAAGCCAAGGTGGAGCTGGTTCGCCACAAGCAGCCCTCCAAGACCTTCGTGCAGCCCGAACAGATCGGCGCCCTGGCGAGCTTCCTCGCCTCCGATGCGGCGTCCGCTATGACCGGCACGGCCCTGCCCGTGGACGGCGGCTGGACCGCCCAGTAACCGCCGCTCACAGTCTGCAAAAAGGAAAGGGGCCCACCGGCCCCTTGTTCCCGCACAGGCGCGGCTCATGGCCGCGAGTGCTCCCTCCGCTCCATGTTCGCGGAAAAGAATCGCGGGCTTTCACCCGCCCCCACATCGCTAACGCGCTGTATCCCTCAGCGCCTCCCTGCTCACCACTCCAACCGCTGCCCGTTCTCGAAGAAGCCCCCGCTGGGCCCGTCGTCCGCCAGCGTCGCCGCCCATACGATCCCTTGCGCGGCCTCCGCCGGCGTGCGTGGCGCATTCGGCCCGCCCATACGGGTACGCACCCAGCCGGGGCTGACACTGTTCACCAGGATGTTCTCCCCCTGCAGCTCGGCGGCGAGCATGCGGGTGACCGCGTTCAGCCCGGTCTTGGAGATCCGGTAAGCGGGGAAGCCATCGCGCATATGCGCGAGTTGCCCCAGCTGGCTGGAGACGTTGACGATGCGTCCGTAGCCATTGCGTCGCATCAGCGGCAGCAGGCGCTGGCACAGCTCGATGGCGCCGAACAGGTTCACTTCCAGGGTCTCGCGCAGGGTGCCCGGCTCCATTTCCAGCAGGCTGGAATGCTGCGGTTTGTCCGGCGAGCCTTCGGGGAAGAGGCCGGCGTTGTTCACCAGCACGTCCAGGCGTCGGTGCTGCAGCGCCAACTCCTCGGCAAGCTTCGCCGCGGAGCCGGGGCGGTTGAGATCCAGGGGCAGATAGTTGACTCGCAGGCCCTCGCTCTGCAGCTTGTCCGCGGCGGCCTTGCCCGCCAGGCCCTCGCGGCTGGTGATGACCACCCGCAGGCCGTGGCGGGCGAGCTGCCGGGCCGTCTCCAGCCCCAGCCCCCGGTTGCCGCCGCTGATCAGGGCAATGCGCTCGCTCATTGGCTCAGCGTGATTCCTCGCGCAGGTAGTAGCGACGGATCACGGAAAGATCATCGTTGAGCTCGTAGACCAACGGGTCGCCGGTGGGGATCTCCACACTGGTGATGTCCTCGTCGGAGACGCCGCTCAGATGCTTGATCAGTGCGCGCAGGCTGTTGCCGTGGGCGGCGATGAGGATGGAGTCGGCCTGCTGGAGGGCCGGCACGATGTCCGATTCCCAGTAGGGCAGTACCCGTTCCAGGGTGATCTTCAAGGACTCGGTGGCGGGCAGCTGCTCGGGGGGCAGGTGGGCGTAGCGCGGGTCGAAGCGCGGGTGATACTCGTCGTCCGCGTCCAGCGCCGGGGGCGGAGTGTCGAAGCTGCGACGCCAGATGTGCACCTGCTCGTCGCCGTACTTCTGCGCCGTCTCGGCCTTGTTCAGCCCGGTGAGCCCACCGTAGTGGCGCTCGTTCAGGCGCCAGTCCTTGACCACCGGAATATAGAGCTGGTCCAGCGCGTCCAGGCAGGCGCAGCAGGTGCGGATGGCGCGTTTGAGCACCGAGCAGAACGCCATGTCGAAGCGGTAGCCGTGCTCGGCGAGCAGGGCGCCGGCGGCGGCGGCCTCCTCGCGCCCCTTGTCCGACAGATCCACATCCACCCAGCCGGTGAAGCGGTTTTCCAGGTTCCACTGGCTTTGCCCGTGGCGAATCAGGACCAGGCGTTTCATGCGTGTTGTTCCTATCCGTAAAGTGCGTGGCGAATCGGGGCGGGCATTGTAGCAGTTGGGGGTCGGCGTTGAACCCGACAGGCACGCATCGCGAGGCTGCATCGGCCCCGGCCGCTTCTATCCGGGAGTGGCTGGTGCCTCCGGTTTCGCGAAATACTCCCCGTGGAAAACGGCCGCGGGCGCCTCGGTATCCGGGATGCTCAGTCGCAAGGTCAGTCGCGCCGTGCGCCCATTCTCGAGCCTTGCCACCAGTGCCCGCTGTTCGGTCAGCGACAGCGCCACTCGCACCCGCAAGTCATCTTCCAGCGGTCGGCTGTAGCGAATGCGCGCCTCGCCCAGCACCAGCCTGGCGCTCAGGCCTCGCTCCTGCACCAGCCGGTACAGCATGGCCCAGCCGCCCAGGCTCGCCAGGGAGTAGATCGCCCCGGCGAAGCCCTGACCGCTGTGGTTGTGGTTGCGCGCGAGTGGCGCGCCCAGTACCAGGCACTCGGGCTCCAGGCGCTCCACCTCCAGGCCCATGGCGGCGCTCAGTGGTATCAGTCGATGCAGCGCGGCCTGCAATTGCACTTTGTCCATGGGGGTGGATTCTACTGCAAACGCGGACGGGGCGAGGCCTGCGGGTTAAGATGGCCATCGGAGGTGCCCATGGCGGAAGAAATCGAGCGCAAGTTTCTGTTGCTCAACGAGGACTGGCGCGGCGCCGTGCAGCGCAGTGTGGCCTTCGCGCAGGGCTATCTGCTCGGTGCGCGCCAGGCCTCGGTGCGGGTGCGCATCGAGGGCGAGCAGGCCAATCTCAACATCAAGGGCGTGACGCTCGGCGTGCGCCGGGCGGAGTACGAGTACCCGATCCCGCTCGCTGACGCCCGCGAGATGCTCGACACCCTGTGCGAGGGGCCGCTGATCGAGAAGACCCGGCATTATGTCGAACACCAGGGGCATACCTGGGAGATTGACGAGTTCCACGGCGACAACGCCGGCCTGCGGGTGGCCGAGATCGAGCTTGCCCATGAGGACGAGCCCTTCGCCCGCCCCGGGTGGTTGGGTGCGGAGGTCTCGGGGGAGGCGCGCTATTACAATGTGATGCTCGTGAAGCATCCGTACCGTGAGTGGCGCGATGAGTGACTTGACCCGGGGGCGCTGGATCGAGGTGGATCTGGGCGCTCAGTGCCTGATTCTGCGTGAGGGCGAGGCCGTGCTCGCGGAGCACGCCGTATCCACGGCCGTCAACGGCCCGGGCGAGCGCGAGGGCAGCGGCTGCACGCCCCGGGGCTGGCACCGGGTGCGGGCGCGGATCGGCGCGGGGCTGCCCGCGGGCACGGTGTTTCGCGCTCGGCGGCCCACCGGCGAGGTCTACGATGAGGCGCTGGGCCGCGAGCAGCCCGGGCGGGACTGGATCCTCACCCGCATCCTCTGGCTGAGCGGCCTGGAGCCGGGGCGCAACCGTTTGGGGGATGTGGACAGCATGCGCCGTTACATCTATATCCATGGCTGCCCGGATACCTTTCCCATGGGCAGGCCGCTCTCCAAGGGCTGCGTGCGCATGCGCAACGCCGAGCTCATCGCGCTGTTCGATCGGGTGCCCGCGGGCACGCCCGTTTATCTGCATGAATGAACCCGTGTCTCCATGAAGGAGTTTCCATGTCCTTGGGACAATTGATGGTCGGCATCGCCGGCACCCGGCTCACCGCGGCCGAGACCGAGCTGCTGCGCCAGCCGAAGATCGGCGGGGTGATCCTGTTCACCCGCAATTACGAATCCGTGGCGCAACTGCGCGCCCTGTGCGACGAGATCCACGCCCTGCGTCGCCCGCCGCTGCTGATCGCGGTGGACCAGGAGGGCGGCCGGGTGCAGCGCTTCCGGGGCGAGTTCACCGAGTTGCCGCCGCTGGCGGATCTGGGCGCCGCCTGGGACCGGGACCGCAAGCAGGCCCTGGGCTGGGCCGAGCAGAGCGGTTGGCTGATGGCCGCCGAGTTGCGGGCCGTAGGGGTGGACCTGAGCTTCGCGCCGGTACTGGATCTGGGCCGGGGTGTGAGCAGCGTGATCGGGGACAGGGCCTTCCACGCCGACCCCGAAGCCATCGGTGAGCTGGCCCAGGCTTATGTGCGCGGCATGCACCGGGCTGGCATGAGCGCCACCGGCAAGCACTTCCCGGGCCACGGGTCGGTGGCGCCGGACTCCCACCTGGAGCTGCCGGTGGACGAGCGCCGGGCCGAAGATCTGGTGATGGAGGACATGCGCCCCTTCGAGCAGCTCTGCCACACGGGGCTGGAGGGCATGATGATGGCCCATGTGGTCTACAGCCAATGCGACCCGAAGCCCGGCAGCTTCTCCGCGTTCTGGATCGAGGACGTGCTGCGCAACCAGATCGGCTTCCAGGGCGCGGTGTTCAGCGATGATCTGGGCATGGCCGGTGCGGCGGTGATTGGCGATATGCCGGCTCGGGCTCGGGCGGCACTCTCGGCCGGTTGCGATATGCTGCTGCTGTGCAATGAGTTGGAGCAAGTCGAGCCGGTCATGCGCGCCATGTGGGCCCCCGAGCCGGTGGCCGCCATGCGTCTCGCCCGCCTGCACGGCCGCCAGTCCCCCGACTGGGCGACCCTGAGGGCGAGCCGCGAATGGGCCGAGGCCCGCCGCGCGGTAGACGCTTGCGCGCGCTCCGCCGAGCGCCAACTGAACCTCTGACAAGACATCAAGAGAATTACCTATGTGGAAGGATTTGCAGGATTTTCTATCCCGTAGCCTGGGCCTGGAAGGGCAGGGCATGCTGGTCGTGCAGCTTGCCGTGGTGTTGTTCGTCGCGGTGCTGGTGAACTTCATGGCCGGCCTGGCGCTGC
Proteins encoded in this region:
- the nagZ gene encoding beta-N-acetylhexosaminidase; this translates as MSLGQLMVGIAGTRLTAAETELLRQPKIGGVILFTRNYESVAQLRALCDEIHALRRPPLLIAVDQEGGRVQRFRGEFTELPPLADLGAAWDRDRKQALGWAEQSGWLMAAELRAVGVDLSFAPVLDLGRGVSSVIGDRAFHADPEAIGELAQAYVRGMHRAGMSATGKHFPGHGSVAPDSHLELPVDERRAEDLVMEDMRPFEQLCHTGLEGMMMAHVVYSQCDPKPGSFSAFWIEDVLRNQIGFQGAVFSDDLGMAGAAVIGDMPARARAALSAGCDMLLLCNELEQVEPVMRAMWAPEPVAAMRLARLHGRQSPDWATLRASREWAEARRAVDACARSAERQLNL
- a CDS encoding CYTH domain-containing protein, which gives rise to MAEEIERKFLLLNEDWRGAVQRSVAFAQGYLLGARQASVRVRIEGEQANLNIKGVTLGVRRAEYEYPIPLADAREMLDTLCEGPLIEKTRHYVEHQGHTWEIDEFHGDNAGLRVAEIELAHEDEPFARPGWLGAEVSGEARYYNVMLVKHPYREWRDE
- a CDS encoding YiiD C-terminal domain-containing protein; amino-acid sequence: MDKVQLQAALHRLIPLSAAMGLEVERLEPECLVLGAPLARNHNHSGQGFAGAIYSLASLGGWAMLYRLVQERGLSARLVLGEARIRYSRPLEDDLRVRVALSLTEQRALVARLENGRTARLTLRLSIPDTEAPAAVFHGEYFAKPEAPATPG
- a CDS encoding 3-hydroxybutyrate dehydrogenase codes for the protein MSLAGKTAVVTGSTSGIGLAVARALAADGAKLMINGLVSRQEGDALASELAQEFGVQTRFSPADMSDPDQIQAMVEEAIRELGGVDVLVNNAGIQHTAATEDFPRAKWDAIIGINLSSAFHAIQAALPHMQKQGWGRIINTGSVHALVASVNKAAYVAAKHGIVGLTKVVALENADRGITCNAICPGWVLTPLIEQQIKDLGARENLSIDEAKVELVRHKQPSKTFVQPEQIGALASFLASDAASAMTGTALPVDGGWTAQ
- a CDS encoding L,D-transpeptidase, with the protein product MSDLTRGRWIEVDLGAQCLILREGEAVLAEHAVSTAVNGPGEREGSGCTPRGWHRVRARIGAGLPAGTVFRARRPTGEVYDEALGREQPGRDWILTRILWLSGLEPGRNRLGDVDSMRRYIYIHGCPDTFPMGRPLSKGCVRMRNAELIALFDRVPAGTPVYLHE
- a CDS encoding SDR family oxidoreductase; protein product: MSERIALISGGNRGLGLETARQLARHGLRVVITSREGLAGKAAADKLQSEGLRVNYLPLDLNRPGSAAKLAEELALQHRRLDVLVNNAGLFPEGSPDKPQHSSLLEMEPGTLRETLEVNLFGAIELCQRLLPLMRRNGYGRIVNVSSQLGQLAHMRDGFPAYRISKTGLNAVTRMLAAELQGENILVNSVSPGWVRTRMGGPNAPRTPAEAAQGIVWAATLADDGPSGGFFENGQRLEW
- the gpmA gene encoding 2,3-diphosphoglycerate-dependent phosphoglycerate mutase, producing the protein MVLIRHGQSQWNLENRFTGWVDVDLSDKGREEAAAAGALLAEHGYRFDMAFCSVLKRAIRTCCACLDALDQLYIPVVKDWRLNERHYGGLTGLNKAETAQKYGDEQVHIWRRSFDTPPPALDADDEYHPRFDPRYAHLPPEQLPATESLKITLERVLPYWESDIVPALQQADSILIAAHGNSLRALIKHLSGVSDEDITSVEIPTGDPLVYELNDDLSVIRRYYLREESR